The following DNA comes from Luteolibacter flavescens.
TCCGGCGTGATGGTGTGGCGGTTCATCACCAGCAGCAGGTCGTAGTCACCGCGCTTTTCCTCGCGGCGTGGCTTCGGGCGGTTGGCGGCGGCGGTCCACTCGCTGGTGCCACCTGCATTGTGGACCCATGCGGCGAAGCCCTCATAGCGCGGGGAGTCGTCCACCTGGGTGACGCGCTGGCTCCACTTGCCCTTCGCTTCATCGGCGGTGAGCTTCTTGGTGGTCCACACGCGACCGCCTTGGAATTCGAGGATCTCGGTGTCCTCGTAGGTCCAGATCTGCGCCCAGTGCTTCACGACCATCGGGCCGACCTGAAGGATGTGCTGGAGCACGATGCGCTTGCCGCTATCCTCGACGACCTTGACGGTCTCGAAGGCGTCTTCGGTATAGGCCTTCTCCTCGGCCTTGTAGCCTTCGTGCATGGAGAAGGTTTCCTGGAAGTGGAAGCCGACCTTGAAGTCGCCAGCCATCGAGAGGATGGCCTTGCGGTCTTTTTCAAACGTCGCGTCGGCGGCGAAGGCGGAGCCGCTGATCAGCAGCACCGCAAGCAGGGATGACAATGATTTCATGAGTGGATAAGTGGGGAATTTAGACGGAG
Coding sequences within:
- a CDS encoding DUF6607 family protein, with the translated sequence MKSLSSLLAVLLISGSAFAADATFEKDRKAILSMAGDFKVGFHFQETFSMHEGYKAEEKAYTEDAFETVKVVEDSGKRIVLQHILQVGPMVVKHWAQIWTYEDTEILEFQGGRVWTTKKLTADEAKGKWSQRVTQVDDSPRYEGFAAWVHNAGGTSEWTAAANRPKPRREEKRGDYDLLLVMNRHTITPEGWFHEQDNTKWVKREDASYPLVREVGFNPYIRVKDHDFAKSNDYWTKTESFWKDVRNVWDELSPAQGSIKVLTKADEGRLQDLVSEMVDEAEEGKSPTVDKIRETLKPFVVAQ